The genome window GTGCAGCGATGTTGTGCCCTCCATTCAGGAAAGTCAACAAATGGCGTTGTGCTCCCGTGGCATGGTGAAAGATGGCCTTGACGCCATTGTCATAACCTGCAATGTCATCTTGGTCTCCCCCAATCAGAAACAGGGGCACTTTGATGGAAGCAAAAGCCTCAGGTGCCCAGAGGCCAAAGTTGTAGCCCCATGGCGTCACTGCCACAGCAGCTTTGATGCGTGGATCCATGCTCTGGTGGTATTCCGGGTTGCTGTGGGCTCTGGGGTACATCAGGTTGTGTGGAGGGGCCTCTGGTGCTTGCACGGCAGCATCGCTGAAACCTGCCCCCACCACATTCAAAACCCCGTATCCACCCATGGAATACCCGAAAAGGCCCACATGGTCGGTGTCGATGTGGCCTGCCAGAGGATGGTCGCTCTGGTCCAGATCTGCGAGGGCTTGCAACACAAACAACTGGTCCAGTGGCCTGTTGACCAGTGTGCTGGCAAAGTGGGCCAGATCGCTGTAGGTGCTTTCGGTGTGGTCGATGGCAGCCACCACATAACCTTTGCTGGCCAGATTTTCAGCAAGGTGCAGCATCAGGTAACGGTTGCCCGGATAGCCATGCGAAATCAGAATCAGGGGGTAACGGCCCTGCTCAGGCGCAGCGTTGCGGGTGGCCCGACCGTGCAGCACCGCAGGGGTTTGCCCATTGACCGTGACCGTGTGATATGCCTCACCTGCATGTGCACCTGCTGGCAAAACCGCTGGGTACCAGAGTTCCACCGTCAAGGTGCGGTCATGGGTTTGCAGCTCTTGCAGTGAATTCAGCACATCTGGACGACCCAGATCTGTGAACCGAAGGGTTTGCACCCCAATCTGGTGCGGACCATGTGGGGTGAGTTCCGGGCTGTCCGGGCGGATCAAATCGATGCGGTTGTCTCGGGTTTGAGGATCTGACAGGCTCATAGGGGCACCCCACAGGTGAAATATTTAAACTGAATCTAACACCATGTGACAGGGCCATGTCTACAGCCTTGAACAGGTGTCCAGTGTCCAAACAGCAAGAACGTCAAAAGAAAGCCTCAAAAAAAGCTGCCTTGATCGGCAGCCTGTTTAGCGCAATTTTCGGGTTTTTCTGGGGGCAGGTCGGAAGGTTCTTTTGAATTCTCCGAAGATCCGGTCCCAGAGTTGCACATTGAACAACAGCAACATGCACATCACCAGCACGAACAACACCCAAATCAGGGTCATCATGATGATCATGATAGCAAACCCTCACCGAATGTTCACTTTTCGTTACAAACACCCTTCTTCAGACGATGGACCCATCAAAGTTGAAGATGATGTACCTGTGGTAGTACATCTGACTGAAAGGGTAATCTCCTGTGGCAAAGACTTCACGGCTGCTCTGGGGGCCTTGAATCACCAGTTTGAAAGACAGCATCTTGCCCTGCAGGCCCATCCGGGTCATCAGGTACAGTTTGGCTTTGATGTCGGCATTCAGTTTGGTGAACATGGGCATTTCGATGCTGATTTCACGGTCTCCCTTGAGCTGTTCAAACGTCACCGGGTCCAGAAACGTGTAGATCAGGAACTGGTTGACCCCGAACTCCTCACTGGCCCTCAGGTCTTCGCACTCGGGGTTGATGAAAAAATGCCACACATGGTCCACCAGGGTGGGCAAAGGCTTCTGGGGATACAGCACCTCCCCGACGGGCGTTTTGATGCGCACACAGTAAAACTGATCGGCCAGATAGGAAGAAATCATCAGGTCCAGAAACGCCCGTTTGCCGGTCACAGGCAAATCGTGGGGGTAACCGGTCAGGCGCACCCACTGCCCCGAGGGAAAACCGCTGAGGTCAGGCAACAACTGGTCTTCTGACTCCATGACCTCATAACGTCCATCGGTGTAAATGCCGTATGGGTAATCGTGGGCCACCCGTTCAAGTGCATACTGCTGAAAAGGCTCCTGATGCAAAGGAAACCCGAACTGGGCGTCGTAAAAACAGGCTTTGTACTCCTGCTCGGGGTACATCTGCTCACGGATGGTGCTGAAGAAGTACATTGAAGCCGAAATCAGTTGCACTTTCTCTTTCAAATCCTCAGAGCCGTATTGCCTGACCCATTCGCGGTTTTCAAGGTCCAGTTTGCGAATCAGGGCCATGAAAATGTTCCAGCGGCGCTGGTCCACTTTCTGTTTCAGAGAGACAAACTCTGGAGCGTAAATTTTCAGGAACTCTTTGAACTGCTCCAGTTCATTGAAAGGTTCATACGCCATGAAGAACGCTTCATCGGTTTCGATGGCATGGAGTTCTTGCAGTTTTTGATGGGCAAAATGGATCTGGTCTTGCAGGCTTTCCAGCAGTTGCAACTGGGAAGCATGCACCAGTTTCAAAAGCATGATCCATTCTTCAGAGGTCGCTGGAAGGGGCTTGGGCACCGGAAAAGGGTTGCCTTCCGAGTCCATGGGGGTGAAGTGCCCTTCCCCTCTGGACAGTTTTTGCACAAACTCCAGATCTTCTGATCCGAACAGATCCAGATTCAAACGAACAGTGTATTTGCCAGGCCCCTGGGAGATTTCGCGCTGGTTGGCTGGCAATTTCAGAATCTGTGGACGGTTCACATTCACAGTATAAATTCACTTTCCTTCAAGCGTGATGGATGAAAGACCCAATTCGGCTTCAAAAGCAGTACTCCCAGAGAGGCATAAGCACAATGACGTACCTCAAGAGCCCAAATCTTTCAAAAACCCCTGCAACCTGGCCTCAATCAAGATGCGGTCTGTGCCACTTGGAAAACTGGCCAGCACGAGGGTCTCTCCTCCCAGAAACTGGGCTTCGATCAGGCAGCGAAATTCTCCACTGACCGAGTGCAAGCCTTCACCCGGCACCAACTGGTTGTCTTTGATCACAATTTTCTGAATCAGGTCAATGTTGATGTGTTCGTCTGGATTGCCAAAAGAACGAAATCTGGCCATACCTGAGTTTAAAACCTCTGGTCTTACAAATCTTTTGGCCCATCACATCCGCAGGAAGTGCTGCCTGAACTCCCCTGCCCCATGCTCTGTGACCCCGAGCAGGCGTTCGGTTTCGTGGGTGGTGCGGATCAACAGTTTCACCAGCCTCTGGTACTGGGGGTGGTTTTCACTGGAGGTGCGCTTGAACACCTCAGCAAGCCTGCGGTAGTACCACAGGGTTCCCCACTTGCCTCCTGTGAACCTGCTCCAGAGGGCATCTCCCACCTCCAGATAATCCTCTTGAATAGAGCGTGCGTTGTACACCTTGTCCGACAGGGAAACCAAACGGGCGGATGCAGGTTTTTCTGCAAGCCCTTGCAGGTATTTTTCTTTGCGTTGCAACCAGTCTGCACGCACATCCTGTACCTGTGCCTTGGCTTCGCGGGTGGCATCGGTGCATCCCTGAACAATGGCCAGAACTTCTGGACCAAACAGGGCTTCAATCTCGGGGATGGCAGCCTCACCAACATCTTCGATGGTGTCGTGCAGGAGAGCAGCAATGGCTTCGGTTTCGCTGCCTCCGTGTTCAATCACCAGACTGCACACCCCCAGCAAATGCCCGAGGTAGGGAATGGCAAAAGGCCCTTTGCGGGTCTGGGTGTGGTGTTGCTGGTAAGCAAAATCGAGTGCAGTTTGAAATGTCTGGGTCAGTTGGGTGGGAACAACTTGCATGGTCAAGAGTGTACATGTTCCAATCGCGCAACACCGCGTCTTTGCAGGTGTTCTTGTCCCGGGAACAACCCCACAAAGGTGCCTATGATCAAGTCATGGACCCATTTTTGCAACAAAAACACGACATCATGGGGTTGGAGGTGCGTGCTGATGCCATCCTCGGGCAGGTGGTCACGGTGCGCTTCGAAGACCGGTACCTGATTTGCGTGGGCGTACAAGCCCTGCACCTTCTGGCCTCTCCCCTGCACCTTCCTGTTCATGCCATGCTCCTGATTTACCCCCAGCATTACGATGACCCCGATGAGATCCTGTACACCGTCAAAGACAATCAAGAGAAGTTCATCAGCCTGCACTGTCAGAGTTACGAGATCATCGAAGCGGTGTATTGAGCACCCCAGGCCTCAGGTCCCCTTCACTTGTGCCCGAGGCCGAAAAATCCTGCGAACCATTTTCCAGAGCATCACAATCACCATCACACAGCCCAGAACCAGCACACCAATCACCGAAGCCGCAATATAAGGGTACTGGTAAATCAGGTACAGCAACGAAGGGGTGAGGAGGTCTTCAAACAGGCTCAGGCCCCAATTGCTGAACGGCTCAGGGCTGGCATTGACGGTGGCACGGGCACTGGCCTTGGCAAAATGGCTGGTGGCTGCCACAGTGCCTCCCAGAATGCCCAGAGCATACTGTACGGTGGCTGCATCGCCCTCTGGTGCAAACTGGGCTGCAATCCAGCCTGCGATGGGCAAACGGATGAAAGTGTGCACACTGTCCCAGGTGGTGTCCACCCATGGCACTTTGTCGGCAAAGAATTCGACCAGCACCATCAAACCTGTGGCCACCAGCACATAAGGGCTGCTGAGCAGGTCCATGGTTTGTGGCAGGGCAATCCAGTTCAGTCGGTCTGACAGGCCCACCAGAAAAAGCACCAGATAAAGCCTGAGTCCACTCAGCCAACTCAAACCCAGTCCAGAGAGCACAGAGATGGGGTCCATGCCCTTCATGGTAAACCGGATTTCATCTGAATTGTGTGCCAAAGGGTGCATGATGGTCCCACAGGAGGTCAACATGAAACACTGGATGCTCGTTGCTTGCGCCCTGCTTTCGGTTTCTGCTTTTGCAGCTTCACCCAAAGGGGATGCCAAAGCTGGAAAAACCCTTTTTCAAGCCAACTGTGCCATGTGCCATGGTGCGCAGGCCGAAGGCAAAGTCGGCCCTGTTCTGAAAGGTGAAGTGGCAGGGTGGAAGTTTGACCTCTTCAAACGTGCCCTCACCAAAGGCATTGACGATGCTGGAAAGAAACTCAACCCTCCCATGAAACAGTTCAAATTCACCGATCAACAAATGGCCAACATTCAGGCTTACTTGAAATCCCTCAAGTGAGTGTGCAGTCCATTTTTGGAAAACCAAACTGAACACAAAAAGGGCAGCGATGATCAGACATCACTGCCCCTGAATTTCAACTTAAACGTCATTTTTATGCTGTTTCAGAAGCGCTTTTCGTTTCAGGGTTCGCTGTTTTTTGTTGCAACGCAGAGAGCAGGTTGACACCTGTGGTGCTTTCCACCTGCTCCAGCAAACTGACAATCCCTCTGGGCATGTTGTGCAGGGCAGACTGGAAGCCTTGACCGTTGCCAGAGTCAATCACGCTGAGTTTGTCAATCTTCACTTCTCTGACCGCATCTGCGAACTGCTGGATGATGGCTGGAAGCATGTTCAGCACAAAGGCTTTTTCGCCGTCTGTGCCTGCTTCTTTGAAGGCTTCAACCATCAGGCGGAAAGCTTCGGCTTTGGCTTTTCCTTCTTCAATGATGGGGGCAGCAGCAGCCTGCGCTTCCAGCAGTTTGGCTTCCCGCTGGGCTCTGGCCTGTGCCACAATGTCCGCTTCGTATTTTTTCTGGTTGAGCAGGATGCGCTCTTGTTCCAGTTGCTGGGCAGCAATCACTCTGGCTTGCTCGGCGGCGACCTGAGCCTCGTTTTCTTTGGCTGTGGCCACCGAAAGCAGCTCTGCCTGACGGACCCGCAGCTTGTTTTGTTCTTCTGCAATGGCTTGCTGGGTCTGGGCCTGGGTGATCTGGGCCCTACGCTTGGCCTGCGCTTCCACTTCGGCGGCATCGGCCTGACGTTCCACTTCAGCCACTTTGGCGTCCCGTTCGGTTTCGGCTTTTTTGCGACGCAACTCGGCTTCCAGAGCCAGCCGTTCTTGCTCATAGGTTTGCTGTGCCCGGACTTTGCCCAGTTCGGCTTCGTACTCCACCTGGCTCTTGCGGGTTTTCTGTTCGGCTTCCAGTTCCACCTGACGGACAGCCAGTTTGTTCTGCTCTTCCAGAATGGTTTGCTGGGAAGCCACCTGGGCCACCTGAGCACGTTGCTGGGCCACGGCTTCAGATTGAATGGCTTCGGCGTTTCTTTCGGCTTCCGCGATGCGGGCATCTTTGAGCACTTCAGCGGTGCGTTTTCGCCCGATGGAAATCAAATAACCGGCATCGTCTGAAACATTCTGAATCTTGAGGGTGTCCAGTTGCATGCCGATTTTGTGCATGTCGTGCTCTGCCTCTTCGATCAGGGCAGCCGCAAAACGCAAGCGGTCTTCGTTGATTTCCTCTGGGGTCAACGTGGCGATGATGCCGCGCAAGTTCCCTTCCAGTGTATCTTTGGTGATCTGGGTCAGTTGGGCTGGCGTGGTGTTGAGAAAGCGTTCAATGGCATTGGACAGGTAAGGCTCTCTGGCATTGACTTTCACGTTGGCGACCGCGTGCACGGTCAAGGGAATACCCCCCTTGGAAAAGGCATTTTGCACCGTGAGTTCCAGAGGGATGGTGTTGAGGTCCATCCAGTTGACCTGCTCAAGGACCGGGACCCTGAAAGCACGGCCTCCACGAATGACCCGGTAGCCCACGGTGTCACCGTTTTCCAGAGCGGTTTTGCGCCCTGAGACCACCAGCACCCGGTTGGGTGGCACCACAATCAGGAAATTTTTGATGGTCGTGACCAGAATCACCACACTGACCACCACCAGACCCAGCACAATCAGAACACTGCCGATATCAAAATTCACACATGACCTCCATCGTCCATCAGGTTTTACAGACATCTGTCTGTTGCAATGTTTTTCATGCACCATCATAGCGTTTCAAAAGAAAAAGCAGAAGGCACTTGCACCTTCTGCTTTTCAAAACAGCCTCTCGATGAAAAGGCTGCTGTGATTTGCTGTATCACTCCATGTATTGTTCGTATTCTTGTGCGTCCACGAGGTCATCGGACAGATCGGTGAAACGCACCTTGAAAAGCCAACCTCCTTCGTAGGGGCTTTCATTGACCTGCTCGGGGCTGTCTCCAAGAGCTTCGTTGACTTCCACAATCACACCACTGGCGGGACTGTAAATGTCTGAAGCGGTTTTCACAGACTCCACCACGGCCACAGCTTCACCGATGCTGACTTCGCGGCCCAGTTCGGGGAGTTCCACATAGACCACATCGCCCAGCTGGTCCTGTGCGTAATCAGAGATGCCCACAGTGATGACATCCCCTTCGGTGTTGACCCACTCGTGGGTTTTGGCGTACTTCAGTTCAACGGGGGTTTCCATTCTCTCACTCCTTTGGTTCAAGCAGGAACGCCTGCCAGAAAATGCATCTTTGAACAGCCACAGTTTACTTGCTCAGGAAAGGCAACTCCACCCTCTGGGCGGGTGCATCTTTGCCCCGGATTTCCACAGAAAGGGGCTTGTCCAGCGCATCCACATCAATATAAGCCATGGCAATGGGTTTTTTGAGGGTGGGGCTGAGTGTGCCAGAGGTCACCATTCCGACCACTTGCCCTTCAGATTTGACGGGATAGCCTTCTCTGGCTGGAACTTTTTCAAGGGTCAGGCCCACCAGTTGGCGCACAATGGGTTGCCCCACCAGCAGGTCTTTGCCATGGAACTCTTTGTCTTTGATGACCCAGCCATAGTGGGTGGCCAGAGGGGTCAGGGTTTCGTTGAATTCATGGCCGTACAGGGGAAAACCAGCTTCCAGACGGAGGGTGTCCCTTGCACCCAGACCGCAGGGCACAATCCCCAGATCCAGCAGTTTGCTCCAGAGTGCAGGGGCTTGCTCGGCTTTCACAAAGACCTCAAAGCCGTCTTCTCCGGTGTAGCCTGTGCGGGCCAGCATGACCGGGAAACCCAGCAGTTCGGCAAAAAACACGCTGTTCTTTTTCTTTTTGCTGAGGTCCACGTCAATGTGAGGTTGCAGGGTCTCCTCTGCTCTGGGGCCTTGCACCGCAATCAGACCCCACTGGTCAGATTCATTGCTGAATTCCACCTCTGGAGTGATCAAACTCTGAACATGGGCAAAGTCTTTTTCGATGTTGGATGCATTCACCACCATCAGGTACTCTTCGGGGCTGATGCAGTAAATGTAAATGTCGTCGATCAGGCCGCCCTGGTTGCCGGGCAGCATGTTGTACTGTGCCCGTCCAGGTTTCAGTTTGGACACGTCGTTGGGGGTGATGCTTTGCAAGAATGCCAGAGCACCCTCACCTTTGAATCGAAATTCTCCCATGTGGGACACATCAAACATGCCCACCTGCTCACGAACGGCCTGATGTTCTTGCATCACGCCAGCGTACTGCACAGGCATGTCCCAGCCGCCAAAGGGAACCATGCGGGCCTTGAGATCCAGGTGACTCTGGTAAAGGGGGGTGCGTTTCAGCTGTTCTTCCATGGTACCTCCACTTTAACACAATCGTATACGCGTATACGTTTTTACCCTTTGCGTTTTATTGCCGGACAAAAGTCTTTATAATGAGCACGCGAACTGAAGAGGCTGATGTGCAGAGAATCATCAAACTGCTGAAAAAACTCCCCCGCAGACGACCCCTGCAACTCATCCCCTACAGAGGATTTGGGACGCCCACCACCTTGCACTTGCGAGGCCGGGTTTTGCTGGCCTTCAATCTGTTGCCAGCCAGCAAAGAAAGCAGCCGCTGGAGGAACTTCCGCAACATGTGGGCCCGTTTCGCCAGCGATGAAGTGCGAGGCGTGCAGGTCAGTGCCACCATCGGTACCCACACTTTTGAGGCGGAAACCGACCCTGAAGGCTTTTACGACATCCGGGCCACCTTGCCAGAACCCCTCCCCCCAGGATGGCAGTTTGTCTCACTGGAACTCGAAGATGGCACCGAATGCCGTGGCGAAGTGCTGGTCTCTGACAATGCAGACTTTGGAATCATTTCCGACCTTGACGACACCGTGTTGCAAACCGGAGCCACCGCCATTTTCAAGATGGTCATGATGATCATCTTCTCAAATGCACACACCCGTTTGCCTTTTGAAGGGGTATCCAGCCTGTATCAGGCATTTCACACAGAGAAAAACCCGATCTTTTATGTCTCTGGAAGCCCCTGGAACATCTATGACCTGCTGGCCGAATTCATGGACATCAACCAGATCCCCAGGGGCCCAATGGTCCTCAAAGACTGGGGAGCCCTGAACCTCAAGAACCAGAAAGGCCACAAACTGCGGTTCATTCGGGAAATCCTGAACACCTATCCCAATCTCCCTTTCTTGCTGATCGGAGACAGTGGTGAGAAAGACCCTGAAATTTACCAGCAAATCGTCACAGAGTTTCCAAAACAGATCAAAGCGGTCTACATCCGAAACGTCACTCCCG of Deinococcus misasensis DSM 22328 contains these proteins:
- the gcvH gene encoding glycine cleavage system protein GcvH, whose translation is METPVELKYAKTHEWVNTEGDVITVGISDYAQDQLGDVVYVELPELGREVSIGEAVAVVESVKTASDIYSPASGVIVEVNEALGDSPEQVNESPYEGGWLFKVRFTDLSDDLVDAQEYEQYME
- a CDS encoding HD domain-containing protein gives rise to the protein MQVVPTQLTQTFQTALDFAYQQHHTQTRKGPFAIPYLGHLLGVCSLVIEHGGSETEAIAALLHDTIEDVGEAAIPEIEALFGPEVLAIVQGCTDATREAKAQVQDVRADWLQRKEKYLQGLAEKPASARLVSLSDKVYNARSIQEDYLEVGDALWSRFTGGKWGTLWYYRRLAEVFKRTSSENHPQYQRLVKLLIRTTHETERLLGVTEHGAGEFRQHFLRM
- a CDS encoding flotillin family protein — its product is MNFDIGSVLIVLGLVVVSVVILVTTIKNFLIVVPPNRVLVVSGRKTALENGDTVGYRVIRGGRAFRVPVLEQVNWMDLNTIPLELTVQNAFSKGGIPLTVHAVANVKVNAREPYLSNAIERFLNTTPAQLTQITKDTLEGNLRGIIATLTPEEINEDRLRFAAALIEEAEHDMHKIGMQLDTLKIQNVSDDAGYLISIGRKRTAEVLKDARIAEAERNAEAIQSEAVAQQRAQVAQVASQQTILEEQNKLAVRQVELEAEQKTRKSQVEYEAELGKVRAQQTYEQERLALEAELRRKKAETERDAKVAEVERQADAAEVEAQAKRRAQITQAQTQQAIAEEQNKLRVRQAELLSVATAKENEAQVAAEQARVIAAQQLEQERILLNQKKYEADIVAQARAQREAKLLEAQAAAAPIIEEGKAKAEAFRLMVEAFKEAGTDGEKAFVLNMLPAIIQQFADAVREVKIDKLSVIDSGNGQGFQSALHNMPRGIVSLLEQVESTTGVNLLSALQQKTANPETKSASETA
- a CDS encoding alpha/beta hydrolase family protein, with protein sequence MSLSDPQTRDNRIDLIRPDSPELTPHGPHQIGVQTLRFTDLGRPDVLNSLQELQTHDRTLTVELWYPAVLPAGAHAGEAYHTVTVNGQTPAVLHGRATRNAAPEQGRYPLILISHGYPGNRYLMLHLAENLASKGYVVAAIDHTESTYSDLAHFASTLVNRPLDQLFVLQALADLDQSDHPLAGHIDTDHVGLFGYSMGGYGVLNVVGAGFSDAAVQAPEAPPHNLMYPRAHSNPEYHQSMDPRIKAAVAVTPWGYNFGLWAPEAFASIKVPLFLIGGDQDDIAGYDNGVKAIFHHATGAQRHLLTFLNGGHNIAAPIPAPVETWNSPADFKHYADPVWDTVRMNNITQHFLTAFYGLHLKGQAEMQEYLDSTEGLKGFSNSGKAGLKLETGHSAD
- a CDS encoding DUF4126 domain-containing protein, with protein sequence MDPISVLSGLGLSWLSGLRLYLVLFLVGLSDRLNWIALPQTMDLLSSPYVLVATGLMVLVEFFADKVPWVDTTWDSVHTFIRLPIAGWIAAQFAPEGDAATVQYALGILGGTVAATSHFAKASARATVNASPEPFSNWGLSLFEDLLTPSLLYLIYQYPYIAASVIGVLVLGCVMVIVMLWKMVRRIFRPRAQVKGT
- a CDS encoding App1 family protein, whose amino-acid sequence is MQRIIKLLKKLPRRRPLQLIPYRGFGTPTTLHLRGRVLLAFNLLPASKESSRWRNFRNMWARFASDEVRGVQVSATIGTHTFEAETDPEGFYDIRATLPEPLPPGWQFVSLELEDGTECRGEVLVSDNADFGIISDLDDTVLQTGATAIFKMVMMIIFSNAHTRLPFEGVSSLYQAFHTEKNPIFYVSGSPWNIYDLLAEFMDINQIPRGPMVLKDWGALNLKNQKGHKLRFIREILNTYPNLPFLLIGDSGEKDPEIYQQIVTEFPKQIKAVYIRNVTPGPEREQTVQTIAQHVQSMGVPFLMAKDSLEVASHAHSLGLIGDQELQNVRTNMSK
- a CDS encoding c-type cytochrome; amino-acid sequence: MKHWMLVACALLSVSAFAASPKGDAKAGKTLFQANCAMCHGAQAEGKVGPVLKGEVAGWKFDLFKRALTKGIDDAGKKLNPPMKQFKFTDQQMANIQAYLKSLK
- the gcvT gene encoding glycine cleavage system aminomethyltransferase GcvT, with amino-acid sequence MEEQLKRTPLYQSHLDLKARMVPFGGWDMPVQYAGVMQEHQAVREQVGMFDVSHMGEFRFKGEGALAFLQSITPNDVSKLKPGRAQYNMLPGNQGGLIDDIYIYCISPEEYLMVVNASNIEKDFAHVQSLITPEVEFSNESDQWGLIAVQGPRAEETLQPHIDVDLSKKKKNSVFFAELLGFPVMLARTGYTGEDGFEVFVKAEQAPALWSKLLDLGIVPCGLGARDTLRLEAGFPLYGHEFNETLTPLATHYGWVIKDKEFHGKDLLVGQPIVRQLVGLTLEKVPAREGYPVKSEGQVVGMVTSGTLSPTLKKPIAMAYIDVDALDKPLSVEIRGKDAPAQRVELPFLSK